One Paenibacillus sp. FSL W8-0186 genomic window carries:
- a CDS encoding YxeA family protein, whose protein sequence is MKLLTFVGAGALILIVVSSVVIFLANPNRLDPENPQGKIRYYTRIANADPKIDGNQRYAYEIDAYDEKGKEKALLFTSSRQLRKGAYLELYVSRIRGVTYWHEVQAEALPERIQSIYTP, encoded by the coding sequence GTGAAATTATTGACGTTCGTTGGAGCGGGAGCTCTGATCCTAATCGTTGTCTCATCTGTTGTAATCTTTTTAGCCAATCCCAATCGCCTTGATCCGGAAAATCCGCAGGGCAAAATTCGCTACTACACCAGAATTGCTAATGCTGACCCGAAAATAGACGGAAATCAGCGGTATGCGTACGAAATAGATGCATATGACGAAAAAGGCAAAGAGAAAGCCCTGCTCTTTACCAGCAGCAGGCAATTGCGTAAGGGTGCTTATCTGGAGCTGTATGTGTCGCGAATTCGGGGCGTCACTTACTGGCATGAAGTACAGGCTGAGGCTTTGCCGGAACGAATCCAAAGCATTTATACACCGTAG
- a CDS encoding LacI family DNA-binding transcriptional regulator: protein MSNISIKDIAARANVSTATVSYVLNGTRNVRPKTRERVLAVIEELNYKPNDIAKSLKRRRTDTIGVIAEDVTVFNTPEIIDGINDYGDRHDLHILLTNLRLDKRIGRDFDNVDKYKKYATSAVSELLSKQVDGIIYVGVHTRDLSGLIDTEGKPIVYTYGYTQNDIAIQYNDEQASYEAMSYLVQKGHRRIAIISGLMDSIPSRLRLNGYYKAVTEFELPFDPLYIKMGDWERESGYRLTKELLALPEPPTAILSMNDVMVVGVLEAANEAGVKVPADLSVIGFDNREFSDYLTPRITTMDIPLHEMGYQAMEVLHNLMQGKKNEPMNMPVCRLIERDSVAAPKK from the coding sequence ATGTCTAACATTAGCATTAAAGATATAGCAGCCAGGGCGAATGTGTCTACGGCTACCGTCTCCTACGTCCTCAATGGCACGCGGAATGTCCGTCCCAAAACGCGTGAACGGGTATTAGCCGTGATTGAAGAGCTCAATTATAAGCCAAATGATATTGCTAAAAGCCTCAAACGCAGACGTACCGATACAATTGGCGTCATTGCCGAAGACGTTACCGTATTTAACACGCCAGAAATTATTGACGGCATTAACGATTATGGCGACCGCCATGATCTGCATATTTTGCTGACAAACCTGCGTCTGGATAAACGGATCGGCCGCGATTTCGACAACGTCGACAAGTACAAAAAATATGCTACAAGCGCCGTATCCGAACTGCTCAGCAAGCAGGTGGACGGGATTATTTATGTAGGCGTACATACCCGGGACTTGAGTGGCTTGATCGATACGGAGGGCAAACCGATCGTTTACACGTATGGGTATACCCAGAACGATATCGCCATTCAATATAACGATGAACAGGCATCCTATGAAGCAATGTCCTATTTAGTTCAGAAAGGACACCGGCGAATCGCTATCATCAGCGGCTTGATGGATTCGATTCCTTCCCGCCTGCGTTTGAATGGATATTACAAGGCCGTAACAGAGTTCGAACTTCCCTTCGACCCGCTGTATATTAAAATGGGGGATTGGGAACGGGAGTCCGGCTATCGATTAACGAAGGAATTGCTGGCTTTGCCGGAGCCGCCGACAGCGATACTCTCTATGAATGATGTTATGGTCGTCGGGGTTCTGGAAGCGGCAAACGAAGCCGGAGTAAAGGTACCGGCGGACTTGTCTGTGATCGGGTTCGATAATCGTGAATTCAGCGATTATTTAACTCCCCGCATTACAACCATGGATATTCCGTTGCATGAAATGGGATACCAGGCGATGGAGGTTCTCCATAACCTTATGCAAGGAAAGAAAAACGAGCCTATGAATATGCCGGTCTGCCGGTTGATTGAGCGTGATTCCGTAGCTGCCCCGAAGAAATGA